One Citrobacter amalonaticus genomic window carries:
- the livF gene encoding high-affinity branched-chain amino acid ABC transporter ATP-binding protein LivF: MEKVMLSFDKVSAHYGKIQALHEVSLHINQGEIVTLIGANGAGKTTLLGTLCGDPRATSGRIVFDDKDITDWQTAKIMREAVAIVPEGRRVFSRMTVEENLAMGGFFAERDQFQERIKWVYELFPRLHERRIQRAGTMSGGEQQMLAIGRALMSEPRLLLLDEPSLGLAPIIIQQIFDTIEQLREQGMTIFLVEQNANQALKLADRGYVLENGHVVLEDTGARLLANEAVRSAYLGG, encoded by the coding sequence ATGGAAAAAGTCATGTTGTCCTTTGACAAAGTCAGTGCCCACTACGGCAAAATTCAGGCGCTGCACGAGGTGAGCCTGCACATTAATCAGGGAGAGATTGTGACCTTGATTGGTGCCAACGGCGCGGGAAAAACCACGCTGCTCGGCACGCTGTGCGGCGATCCGCGAGCAACCAGCGGTCGGATTGTGTTTGATGACAAAGACATTACCGACTGGCAAACAGCGAAAATCATGCGTGAAGCGGTGGCGATCGTTCCGGAAGGGCGTCGCGTGTTTTCCCGCATGACGGTGGAAGAGAATCTGGCGATGGGCGGTTTTTTTGCCGAGCGCGATCAGTTTCAGGAACGCATCAAGTGGGTATACGAATTGTTCCCGCGTCTGCATGAGCGTCGTATTCAGCGTGCGGGCACCATGTCCGGCGGTGAACAGCAGATGCTGGCGATTGGCCGTGCGCTGATGAGCGAGCCGCGCCTGCTGCTGCTTGATGAGCCATCTCTGGGGCTGGCGCCGATTATTATCCAGCAGATCTTCGACACTATCGAACAGCTGCGCGAACAGGGAATGACCATCTTCCTGGTTGAGCAGAACGCCAATCAGGCGCTGAAGCTGGCCGATCGCGGTTACGTGCTGGAGAACGGCCATGTCGTTCTCGAGGATACCGGCGCGCGGCTTCTGGCCAACGAAGCGGTGCGTAGCGCCTATTTAGGCGGTTAA
- the ugpA gene encoding sn-glycerol-3-phosphate ABC transporter permease UgpA — MSSSRPVFRSRWLPYLLVAPQLAITVIFFIWPAGEALWYSLQSVDPFGLSSQFVGLDNFVTLFHDSYYLDAFWTTIKFSALVTFSGLLVSLFFAALVDYVVRGSRLYQTLMLLPYAVAPAVAAVLWIFLFNPGRGLITHFLEQFGYDWNHAQNSGQAMFLVVFASVWKQISYNFLFFFAALQSIPRSLVEAAAIDGAGPVRRFFRLALPLIAPVSFFLLVVNLVYAFFDTFPVIDAATAGGPVQATTTLIYKIYREGFAGLDLSASAAQSVVLMFLVIILTVVQFRYVESKVRYQ, encoded by the coding sequence ATGTCATCATCTCGTCCGGTGTTTCGCTCGCGTTGGCTGCCTTATTTGCTGGTCGCACCACAGCTGGCGATCACCGTCATTTTCTTCATCTGGCCTGCGGGCGAAGCGCTCTGGTATTCACTACAAAGCGTCGATCCGTTTGGGCTGTCCAGTCAGTTCGTGGGGCTGGACAATTTCGTCACGCTGTTTCATGACAGCTACTATCTCGACGCTTTCTGGACGACGATCAAATTCAGTGCGCTGGTGACCTTCAGCGGCCTGCTGGTGTCGTTGTTCTTCGCCGCGCTGGTGGATTACGTGGTGCGCGGCAGTCGTTTGTATCAGACGCTGATGCTACTGCCCTATGCCGTGGCGCCTGCGGTGGCCGCCGTGTTGTGGATTTTCCTGTTTAACCCAGGACGCGGGTTGATTACCCACTTCCTTGAGCAGTTTGGTTATGACTGGAACCACGCGCAGAACAGCGGACAGGCGATGTTCCTGGTGGTTTTTGCTTCCGTCTGGAAGCAGATTAGTTACAACTTCCTTTTCTTCTTTGCCGCATTGCAATCGATCCCACGTTCGCTGGTTGAAGCCGCCGCGATCGATGGCGCAGGGCCTGTCCGCCGCTTCTTCAGGCTGGCGTTACCCTTGATTGCGCCGGTGAGTTTCTTCCTGCTGGTGGTCAATCTGGTCTACGCCTTCTTCGACACGTTCCCGGTGATCGATGCCGCGACCGCCGGCGGTCCGGTACAGGCCACCACGACGCTGATTTATAAGATCTATCGCGAAGGGTTTGCCGGACTGGATCTCTCTGCGTCCGCCGCGCAGTCGGTGGTACTGATGTTCCTCGTCATCATTCTGACGGTGGTGCAGTTCCGCTATGTGGAAAGTAAGGTGCGTTACCAATGA
- the livG gene encoding high-affinity branched-chain amino acid ABC transporter ATP-binding protein LivG: MSQPLLSVNGLMMRFGGLLAVNNVELELHPQEIVSLIGPNGAGKTTVFNCLTGFYKPTGGTIKLRDQHLEGLPGQQIARMGVVRTFQHVRLFREMTVIENLLVAQHQQLKTGVFSGLLKTPAFRRAQSEALDRAATWLERIGLLEHANRQASNLAYGDQRRLEIARCMVTQPEILMLDEPAAGLNPKETKELDELIAELRNHHNTTILLIEHDMKLVMGISDRIYVVNQGTPLANGTPEQIRNNPDVIRAYLGEA, from the coding sequence ATGAGTCAGCCATTATTATCGGTTAACGGCCTGATGATGCGCTTCGGCGGTCTGTTGGCGGTGAACAACGTTGAACTGGAGCTGCATCCGCAAGAAATTGTATCGCTGATTGGGCCGAACGGTGCCGGTAAGACCACGGTGTTTAACTGCCTGACCGGTTTTTATAAGCCGACGGGCGGCACCATTAAGCTTCGCGATCAGCACCTTGAAGGGCTGCCGGGGCAACAAATTGCCCGGATGGGCGTGGTGCGAACCTTCCAGCACGTGCGTCTGTTTCGTGAAATGACGGTGATTGAAAACCTGCTGGTGGCGCAGCATCAGCAACTGAAAACAGGCGTGTTTTCCGGTCTGCTGAAAACCCCGGCGTTTCGTCGGGCGCAGAGCGAAGCGCTGGATCGTGCGGCCACCTGGCTTGAGCGTATCGGGTTGCTGGAACATGCGAACCGTCAGGCCAGCAACCTGGCTTATGGCGACCAGCGCCGTCTGGAGATCGCCCGCTGTATGGTGACGCAGCCAGAAATTTTGATGCTGGATGAACCAGCTGCGGGTCTTAACCCGAAAGAGACCAAAGAGCTGGACGAACTGATTGCCGAACTGCGCAACCATCACAACACCACCATTCTGCTGATTGAGCACGATATGAAGCTGGTGATGGGGATTTCCGACCGTATTTACGTGGTGAACCAGGGCACGCCGCTGGCGAACGGGACGCCGGAACAGATTCGTAATAACCCGGACGTGATCCGTGCATACCTTGGTGAGGCATAA
- the ugpQ gene encoding glycerophosphodiester phosphodiesterase produces MSHWPYPHIVAHRGGGKLAPENTLAAIDVGAHYGHTMIEFDAKLSKDGEIFLLHDDNLERTSNGWGMAGELNWQDLLRVDAGGWYSGEFKGEPLPLLSQVAVRCRQHGLMANIEIKPTTGTGPLTGKAIALAARDLWQGMAAPLLSSFEIDALEAAQAAVPELPRGLLLDEWRDDWRELTTRLACVSIHLNHRLLDEARVRQLKAAGLHILVYTVNKPQRAAELLRWGVDCICTDAIDVIGPDFTAAD; encoded by the coding sequence ATGAGTCACTGGCCGTATCCCCACATCGTCGCCCATCGTGGCGGCGGTAAATTGGCGCCGGAAAACACGCTGGCGGCGATCGACGTCGGCGCGCATTACGGGCACACCATGATTGAGTTCGACGCAAAGCTGTCGAAGGACGGGGAAATTTTCCTGCTGCACGACGATAACCTTGAGCGCACCAGCAACGGCTGGGGCATGGCGGGAGAGCTCAACTGGCAGGATTTGCTGCGGGTGGATGCCGGTGGCTGGTACAGCGGCGAGTTTAAAGGCGAACCGCTGCCGCTGCTCTCGCAGGTGGCAGTGCGTTGCCGCCAGCATGGCCTGATGGCCAATATCGAAATTAAACCGACTACCGGAACCGGACCGCTGACGGGGAAAGCGATAGCCCTCGCCGCACGCGATCTGTGGCAGGGGATGGCGGCGCCGCTGCTGTCATCATTTGAAATTGATGCGCTGGAAGCCGCACAAGCGGCAGTGCCTGAACTGCCGCGCGGGCTACTGCTCGACGAGTGGCGTGATGACTGGCGCGAGCTGACCACTCGCCTGGCGTGCGTGTCGATTCACCTGAATCACAGGCTACTGGATGAAGCGCGGGTCAGGCAGTTGAAAGCGGCGGGATTACATATTCTGGTGTACACCGTCAACAAACCCCAGCGTGCGGCGGAACTGCTACGCTGGGGCGTGGATTGCATCTGTACCGATGCAATTGATGTGATTGGTCCGGACTTTACT
- the livM gene encoding branched chain amino acid ABC transporter permease LivM, which produces MKPMHFAMALFSAAMFFVLAGVFMGVQLQLDGTKLVVDTATDIRWQWVFIGTAVVFFFQMLRPIFQKSLKSISGPKFILPAIDGSTVKQKLFLIALLVIAVAWPFMVSRGTVDIATLTMIYIILGLGLNVVVGLSGLLVLGYGGFYAIGAYTFALLNHYYGLGFWTCLPLAGLVSAAAGFLLGFPVLRLRGDYLAIVTLGFGEIVRILLLNNTEITGGPNGISQIPKPTLFGLEFSRSAREGGWDTFSNFFNVKYDPSDRVIFLYLVALLLVVLSLFVINRLLRMPLGRAWEALREDEIACRSLGLSPTRIKLTAFTISAAFAGFAGTLFAARQGFVSPESFTFAESAFVLAIVVLGGMGSQFAVILAAILLVVSRELMRDFNEYSMLMLGGLMVLMMIWRPQGLLPMTRPQLKLKNGEAKGEQA; this is translated from the coding sequence ATGAAACCGATGCATTTTGCAATGGCGCTGTTCTCTGCCGCGATGTTCTTCGTTCTGGCGGGCGTCTTTATGGGCGTTCAGCTACAGCTGGATGGCACCAAACTGGTGGTGGATACCGCTACCGACATCCGCTGGCAGTGGGTGTTTATCGGCACGGCCGTGGTCTTTTTCTTCCAGATGCTGCGCCCCATCTTCCAGAAGAGCCTGAAGAGCATCTCCGGGCCGAAGTTTATTCTGCCAGCGATTGATGGCTCAACCGTGAAGCAGAAGTTGTTCCTGATTGCGCTGCTGGTGATTGCCGTGGCGTGGCCGTTTATGGTTTCGCGCGGCACGGTGGATATCGCCACGCTGACCATGATTTATATCATTCTCGGCCTGGGGCTGAACGTCGTCGTCGGGCTCTCCGGCCTGTTGGTACTGGGCTACGGCGGCTTCTACGCGATTGGCGCATATACCTTCGCGCTGCTGAACCACTATTACGGTCTCGGCTTCTGGACCTGTCTGCCGCTGGCAGGACTGGTTTCGGCAGCCGCGGGCTTCCTGCTGGGCTTCCCGGTGCTGCGTCTGCGCGGCGACTACCTGGCGATTGTGACGTTGGGCTTCGGTGAGATCGTCCGTATTCTGCTGCTCAACAATACGGAAATCACCGGCGGTCCGAACGGCATCAGTCAGATCCCGAAACCGACGTTGTTCGGTCTTGAGTTCAGCCGCAGTGCACGTGAAGGCGGTTGGGATACCTTCAGCAACTTCTTTAATGTGAAATACGATCCGTCCGATCGTGTGATTTTCCTCTACCTGGTCGCGCTGCTGCTGGTGGTGTTGAGCCTGTTTGTGATTAACCGCCTGCTGCGCATGCCGCTGGGACGAGCGTGGGAAGCGCTGCGTGAAGATGAGATCGCCTGTCGCTCGCTGGGCCTGAGTCCGACGCGCATCAAGCTGACCGCCTTTACCATCAGCGCCGCGTTTGCCGGTTTCGCCGGTACGCTGTTCGCGGCGCGTCAGGGGTTTGTCAGCCCTGAATCGTTCACCTTTGCCGAATCGGCGTTTGTGCTGGCGATTGTGGTGCTCGGCGGGATGGGCTCACAGTTTGCAGTGATCCTCGCGGCTATTCTGTTGGTGGTGTCGCGTGAACTGATGCGTGATTTCAACGAATACAGCATGTTAATGCTGGGTGGTTTGATGGTACTGATGATGATCTGGCGTCCGCAGGGCTTGCTGCCGATGACCCGTCCACAGTTGAAGCTGAAAAACGGGGAAGCGAAAGGAGAGCAGGCATGA
- a CDS encoding sn-glycerol-3-phosphate import ATP-binding protein UgpC produces the protein MAGLKLQAVTKSWDGKTQVIQPLTLDVADGEFIVMVGPSGCGKSTLLRMVAGLERVTSGDIWIDRQRVTEMEPKDRGIAMVFQNYALYPHMSVEENMAWGLKIRGMGKGHIEQRVKEAARILELDGLLKRRPRELSGGQRQRVAMGRAIVRDPAVFLFDEPLSNLDAKLRVQMRLELQHLHRRLKTTSLYVTHDQVEAMTLAQRVMVMNKGIAEQIGTPVEVYEKPASRFVASFIGSPAMNLLEGRISHAGTHFELESGMALPINWYYRGYAGRKMTLGIRPEHIALSSQAEGGVPLVMDTLEMLGADNLAHGRWGDQKLVVRLAHQERPKAGSTLWLHLPENHLHLFDGETGQRV, from the coding sequence ATGGCAGGTTTAAAATTACAGGCAGTAACTAAAAGCTGGGATGGCAAAACCCAGGTGATTCAACCGCTGACGCTGGACGTGGCGGACGGTGAGTTCATTGTGATGGTCGGCCCGTCCGGCTGTGGGAAATCAACGCTTCTGCGGATGGTGGCCGGGCTGGAGCGCGTTACGAGCGGCGATATCTGGATCGACCGCCAGCGCGTGACTGAAATGGAGCCAAAAGATCGCGGGATCGCGATGGTCTTCCAGAACTATGCGCTCTACCCGCATATGAGCGTGGAAGAGAACATGGCGTGGGGGCTGAAAATCCGTGGGATGGGCAAGGGCCACATCGAACAGCGGGTGAAAGAAGCGGCGCGTATTCTCGAACTGGACGGTCTGCTCAAACGCCGTCCGCGTGAACTTTCCGGCGGTCAGCGCCAGCGCGTGGCGATGGGGCGCGCCATTGTGCGTGACCCTGCGGTGTTCCTGTTTGATGAGCCGCTGTCGAACCTTGATGCCAAACTACGCGTGCAGATGCGTCTGGAGCTCCAGCATCTGCACCGTCGTCTGAAAACTACCTCGCTATACGTAACCCACGATCAGGTCGAAGCGATGACGCTCGCCCAGCGCGTGATGGTGATGAACAAAGGTATTGCCGAGCAGATTGGCACGCCGGTAGAGGTCTATGAAAAACCGGCCAGCCGCTTTGTGGCGAGCTTTATCGGCAGTCCGGCGATGAACCTGCTGGAAGGTCGTATCAGCCATGCGGGTACGCACTTCGAACTGGAAAGCGGCATGGCGCTGCCCATCAATTGGTACTATCGTGGCTACGCCGGGCGAAAAATGACGCTGGGTATCCGCCCGGAACATATTGCGCTAAGCTCCCAGGCGGAGGGCGGTGTGCCGCTGGTAATGGACACGCTGGAGATGCTGGGTGCCGATAATCTGGCGCACGGTCGCTGGGGCGATCAGAAACTGGTGGTGCGTCTGGCCCATCAGGAACGCCCAAAGGCAGGCAGCACGCTGTGGTTACATCTGCCGGAAAATCATTTGCACCTTTTTGATGGTGAAACAGGACAACGTGTATGA
- the livH gene encoding high-affinity branched-chain amino acid ABC transporter permease LivH: MSEQFLYFLQQMFNGVTLGSTYALIAIGYTMVYGIIGMINFAHGEVYMISSYVSFMIIAALMMMGIDTSWLLVAAGFIGAIIIASAYGWSIERVAYRPVRSSKRLIALISAIGMSIFLQNYVSLTEGSRDVALPSLFNGQWVVGASENFSASITTMQLVIWVVTFLAMLALTIFIRYSRMGRACRACAEDLKMASLLGINTDRVIALTFVIGAAMAAVAGVLLGQFYGVINPYIGFMAGMKAFTAAVLGGIGSIPGAMIGGLILGVAEALSSAYLSTEYKDVVSFALLILVLLVMPTGILGRPEVEKV; encoded by the coding sequence ATGTCCGAGCAGTTCCTGTACTTTTTGCAGCAGATGTTTAACGGCGTCACGCTGGGAAGCACCTACGCGCTGATCGCTATCGGTTACACCATGGTGTACGGCATTATCGGCATGATCAACTTCGCCCATGGCGAGGTGTACATGATCAGTAGCTATGTCTCTTTTATGATTATCGCAGCACTCATGATGATGGGGATTGATACCAGTTGGTTGCTGGTGGCTGCCGGATTCATTGGGGCGATCATCATTGCCAGCGCCTACGGCTGGAGCATTGAGCGGGTGGCCTATCGGCCCGTCCGAAGTTCCAAACGTCTGATTGCGCTTATCTCCGCGATTGGGATGTCTATCTTCCTGCAAAACTACGTCAGCCTGACGGAAGGTTCGCGCGACGTGGCGCTGCCCAGCCTGTTCAACGGGCAATGGGTGGTGGGAGCCAGCGAAAACTTCTCCGCCTCGATCACCACCATGCAACTGGTCATCTGGGTTGTGACCTTCCTGGCGATGCTGGCGCTGACCATTTTTATCCGTTATTCCCGCATGGGTCGCGCCTGCCGCGCCTGCGCGGAAGACCTGAAAATGGCCAGCCTGCTCGGGATCAACACGGACCGCGTGATTGCGCTGACCTTTGTGATTGGCGCAGCAATGGCGGCAGTGGCCGGTGTGCTGCTCGGGCAATTCTACGGGGTGATTAACCCTTATATCGGCTTTATGGCCGGGATGAAAGCCTTTACCGCAGCGGTTCTTGGCGGGATCGGCAGCATCCCAGGCGCGATGATTGGCGGCCTGATTCTGGGCGTCGCGGAAGCGCTTTCTTCTGCTTATCTGAGTACGGAATACAAAGACGTGGTGTCGTTCGCCCTGCTGATTCTGGTACTGCTGGTGATGCCGACCGGGATTCTGGGTCGTCCGGAGGTAGAGAAAGTATGA
- the ugpB gene encoding sn-glycerol-3-phosphate ABC transporter substrate-binding protein UgpB, whose translation MTSLRHTALGLAVGLAFATNAMAVTTIPFWHSMEGELGKEVDSLAQRFNDTHPDYKIVPVYKGNYEQSLSAGIAAFRTGNAPALLQVYEVGTATMMASKAIKPVYEVFKDAGINFDESQFVPTVSGYYTDSKTGHLLSQPFNSSTPVLYYNKDAFKKAGLDPEQPPKTWQDLADYTAKLKAAGMKCGYASGWQGWIQIENFSAWHGLPVATQNNGFDGTDAVLEFNKPEQVKHIALLEALNKKGDFSYFGRKDESTEKFYNGDCAITTASSGSLADIRHYAKFNYGVGMMPYDADAKGAPQNAIIGGASLWVMQGKDSDTYKGVAEFLDFLAKPENAAEWHQKTGYLPITKAAYDLTREQGFYDKNPGADIATRQMLNKPPLPFTKGLRLGNMPQIRTIVDEELESVWTGKKTPQQALDAAVERGNQLLRRFEQSTKSK comes from the coding sequence ATGACATCGTTACGACACACAGCTTTGGGTCTGGCGGTTGGTCTGGCTTTTGCGACGAACGCAATGGCCGTTACCACCATTCCGTTCTGGCATTCCATGGAAGGGGAGTTGGGTAAAGAAGTTGACTCCCTGGCGCAACGTTTCAACGACACCCACCCGGATTACAAGATTGTGCCGGTGTACAAAGGTAACTACGAGCAGAGCCTGAGCGCCGGTATCGCCGCGTTCCGTACCGGAAATGCACCGGCACTGCTGCAGGTTTATGAAGTCGGTACCGCGACGATGATGGCCTCGAAAGCGATCAAACCGGTTTACGAAGTGTTCAAGGATGCGGGCATCAACTTCGACGAATCGCAGTTTGTACCGACCGTTTCCGGTTACTACACCGATTCGAAAACCGGGCATCTGCTGTCTCAGCCGTTTAACAGTTCCACTCCGGTGCTGTACTACAACAAAGACGCCTTCAAAAAAGCGGGCTTAGATCCGGAGCAGCCGCCGAAAACCTGGCAGGATCTGGCGGACTACACCGCGAAGCTGAAAGCCGCGGGGATGAAGTGTGGCTACGCCAGCGGCTGGCAGGGTTGGATCCAGATTGAAAACTTCAGTGCCTGGCACGGTTTGCCGGTGGCGACCCAGAACAATGGCTTCGACGGTACTGATGCGGTGCTGGAGTTCAACAAGCCAGAGCAGGTAAAACACATCGCGCTGCTGGAAGCACTGAACAAGAAGGGCGATTTCAGCTACTTCGGTCGTAAAGACGAATCCACCGAGAAGTTCTATAACGGCGATTGCGCTATCACTACCGCCTCTTCCGGTTCGCTTGCGGATATCCGTCACTACGCCAAATTCAACTATGGCGTCGGCATGATGCCTTACGATGCGGACGCCAAAGGCGCACCGCAGAACGCCATCATCGGCGGCGCGAGCCTGTGGGTAATGCAGGGCAAAGACAGCGACACCTACAAAGGCGTTGCCGAGTTCCTCGACTTCCTGGCAAAACCGGAAAATGCGGCCGAATGGCATCAGAAGACCGGTTATCTGCCGATCACCAAAGCGGCTTACGACCTGACTCGTGAGCAGGGCTTCTATGACAAGAACCCTGGTGCGGATATTGCGACCCGCCAGATGCTGAACAAGCCGCCATTGCCGTTCACCAAAGGGCTGCGTCTGGGCAATATGCCGCAGATTCGTACCATCGTTGATGAAGAACTGGAAAGCGTGTGGACCGGCAAGAAAACCCCGCAGCAGGCGCTGGATGCCGCTGTTGAGCGAGGTAATCAGTTGCTGCGCCGCTTTGAGCAGTCGACGAAGTCTAAATGA
- the ugpE gene encoding sn-glycerol-3-phosphate ABC transporter permease UgpE, whose protein sequence is MIENRRGLTIFSHTMLILGIVVILFPLYVAFVAATLDNNAVFETPMTLIPGTHLLENMKNIWVNGVGVNSAPFWLMMLNSFIMAFGITVGKIAVSMLSAFAIVWFRFPLRNLFFWMIFITLMLPVEVRIFPTVEVIANLRMLDSYAGLTLPLMASATATFLFRQFFMTLPDELIEAARIDGASPMRFFRDIVLPLSKTNLAALFVITFIYGWNQYLWPLLIITDVNLGTAVAGIKGMIATGEGTTLWNQVMAAMLLTLIPPVIIVLAMQRAFVRGLVDSEK, encoded by the coding sequence ATGATTGAGAACCGTCGCGGGCTGACGATATTCAGCCACACCATGCTGATTCTGGGGATTGTCGTGATTTTGTTCCCGCTGTACGTCGCGTTTGTCGCGGCGACGCTGGACAACAACGCGGTGTTTGAAACGCCGATGACGCTTATCCCCGGTACGCATCTGCTGGAAAACATGAAAAACATCTGGGTCAACGGCGTCGGTGTGAACAGCGCGCCGTTCTGGCTGATGATGCTCAACAGCTTCATCATGGCGTTTGGTATTACGGTGGGTAAAATCGCGGTCTCAATGCTTTCCGCCTTTGCCATCGTCTGGTTTCGTTTTCCGCTGCGTAATCTGTTTTTCTGGATGATTTTTATCACCCTGATGCTGCCGGTTGAAGTGCGTATCTTCCCGACGGTGGAAGTGATCGCCAACCTGAGAATGCTCGACAGTTATGCAGGATTGACGCTGCCGCTGATGGCATCGGCGACCGCCACCTTTCTGTTCCGTCAGTTCTTTATGACCCTGCCGGATGAGCTGATTGAAGCGGCACGCATTGACGGCGCCTCGCCGATGCGCTTTTTCCGCGACATCGTGCTGCCGTTGTCGAAAACCAATCTGGCGGCGCTGTTCGTCATCACCTTTATCTACGGCTGGAACCAGTATCTGTGGCCGTTGCTGATTATTACCGATGTCAATCTGGGGACTGCCGTAGCGGGGATCAAAGGCATGATTGCCACCGGCGAAGGCACCACCTTGTGGAATCAGGTGATGGCGGCAATGCTGCTGACCCTCATCCCCCCGGTCATTATCGTTTTAGCCATGCAGCGGGCGTTTGTGCGTGGTTTAGTAGACAGTGAGAAGTAG